The following proteins come from a genomic window of Paenibacillus spongiae:
- a CDS encoding carbohydrate ABC transporter permease — MVTNRSFSSRLSNAVIVAILTCISLLCIAPLWYTISVSFSDKAAVAAGLVTWRPVEFTLSAYQHLLSDKSFFRAFGISVERVLLGGLINFVLTVMMAYPLSRETKQFKVRNLYMWFIVFTMLFSGGLIPWFMTIKSYGLLNSIWALVLPGAVPVFSVILLVNFFRSIPKDLDEAAVMDGAGPWYMLLRIYLPVSLPALATITLFSIVGHWNSFFDGLILMTKSELYPLQTYIQQLIVQVNTAGMTSEEMKMVAQLSNKTLDAAKVVISMIPVLIIYPFLQKYFIHGIMLGSVKE, encoded by the coding sequence TTGGTTACCAATCGCTCCTTTTCATCCCGTTTATCAAACGCCGTCATTGTTGCCATTCTCACATGCATTTCGCTGTTGTGCATCGCCCCGTTATGGTATACGATTTCCGTATCCTTCAGCGATAAGGCCGCCGTGGCGGCAGGGCTTGTTACTTGGCGGCCTGTAGAGTTTACATTAAGCGCGTATCAGCACTTGTTGTCCGATAAATCCTTCTTTCGCGCATTCGGCATTTCGGTCGAACGGGTTCTTTTAGGCGGACTTATCAATTTTGTTTTGACGGTCATGATGGCCTATCCGCTGTCACGCGAGACGAAACAATTCAAGGTTCGAAACCTCTATATGTGGTTTATCGTGTTTACGATGCTGTTTAGCGGAGGGCTCATTCCGTGGTTCATGACGATTAAATCCTACGGGCTGCTGAACAGTATATGGGCTCTGGTCCTGCCTGGCGCGGTTCCCGTATTCAGCGTCATCCTGCTGGTCAATTTCTTCCGCAGCATTCCGAAGGATCTGGATGAAGCGGCCGTCATGGACGGAGCGGGGCCGTGGTATATGCTGCTGCGCATCTATTTGCCGGTATCCTTGCCGGCGCTCGCCACCATCACCTTGTTCAGCATTGTCGGGCATTGGAATTCCTTCTTCGACGGCTTGATTCTGATGACGAAATCGGAGCTCTATCCGCTGCAAACGTATATTCAGCAATTGATCGTGCAGGTGAATACGGCAGGTATGACATCGGAGGAGATGAAGATGGTCGCCCAGCTGTCCAACAAAACGCTGGATGCAGCCAAAGTCGTCATTTCAATGATTCCGGTGCTGATCATCTACCCGTTCCTGCAGAAATATTTTATTCACGGGATTATGCTTGGTTCGGTTAAGGAATAG